The genomic segment TTTTAAAGCGAGAAATTCAAAAATCGCATTCGAACCGGCCCGGGATAAAATAATCGTTGAGGCGGCCATCACGTCGGGCAGCTCTTTATCAATAAAAGCAAACTGTCTGTACCCCGTCATGTTCAAAGAATCATCGACATTCCCTTTCCCGCAAAGATGGACAATCTGATAATCTTTCAGCAGGTCAGGAAGAGAGGTGCGTACGGCGTCATTGATCGCCCTTGCTCCAAGGCTGCCGCCCATGACAAGTAACACCGGTTTATTCGACTGAAACCCGAGAAAACGGAAACCTGCTTCCCTGCGCCCCTTTTTCAGACTGTCGCGGATGGGTGCACCGGAGTAGACCACTTTACTTGCCGGAAAATGTTTGCCTGCTTCCTCAAATGTCACAAACAGTTTGGTTGCGAACCGCATCGCTATACGATTAGCCAGCCCGGGCGTTATATCCGATTCATGAATGTAAACAGGAACCCGGTTCATCCAGCCGCCGATCACAACCGGGACAGAAACAAACCCGCCCTTTGAAAAAATGATATCCGGCCTGATTTTCCTTATGATAAAATAGGCCTGCATGACACCGGCAAAAACCTTGAACGGATCCTTGAAATTTTTCATATCAAAATAACGGCGCAATTTTCCGCTTGAAATGCCCCGGTAATCAATGCCATGCGCTTCAACCAGTTTTTTTTCAATACCGTTTTTTGATCCCATATAGGTAATCGACCATTGATCCTTCATCCGGTCAATCAGCGCCAGATTCGGTGTAACGTGACCTGCTGATCCGCCACCTGTAAAAATGATTTTCTTCACCATTTTATTGTCTCATTCCAATCAGCCTTTTTTCACCCGTTAAAAAGTGTAATACAACTGATGTCATTGTAAACCACTATTTTAAAAAAAGCAGCGGGATTTTTCAGCCTGGAAACTCTCTCTTCATTTATTATCCGGTAATCTGCTTTTGATCATTGTTTTCAAACTGGCTGTTGTACAGATCAGCATAAAACCCGCCTTTTTCAAGTAAAGTGGTGTGCGTACCCTGTTCAACAACATGTCCATGGTTCATGACCAGAATCAGATCGGATTCTCTGATCGTCGACAGGCGATGTGCGATGACAAAGCTTGTACGGTTTTTCATGAGAGTCTGCATGGCTTTCTGTATATGGACCTCCGTCCGGGTATCAACACTGCTCGTGGCTTCATCAAGAATCAGGATCACAGGATCCGCAAGAAGTGCCCGGGCAATCGTCAGCAGCTGTTTCTGCCCCTGCGACAGATTTGAGCCTTCCTCATTAATGATTGTGTCATAACCATCAGGCAGTGTCCGGATGAAATGGTCGGCATGCGCGGCAGCGGCCGCACGGACAATCTCCTCTTCTGTAGCTTTCTCGCGTCCGTAGGCAATGTTCTCACGGATTGTTCCGCTGAACAGCCAGGTATCCTGAAGGACTATCCCGAACAGGTGGTGCAGCGCATCCCGTTTCAATGTCTTAATATCCACACCGTCAATGGTGATTCGCCCCGCATCGCAGTCATAGAAACGCATCAGCAGATTAATCAGCGTCGTCTTTCCGGCACCTGTAGGACCGACAATGGCAATGGATGAACCGGCAGCTGCATCGATGTTCATTTGTTCGATCAGCGGCTGATCGGCTTTGTACCGGAAAGAAACCTGTTCAAATCGGACGTGTCCTCTCGGTTCCGGCAAAACTGCCGGTTCCGGCAAATCGGGGGTATCCTCCTCTTCATCCAGGATTTCAAAAATCCGTTCCGCTGAAGCAATCGTCGACTGGATAATGTTCGAGATATTCGCAATCTGATTCAGCGGCTGGCCGAACTGCCGGGCATATTGAATAAATGCCTGGATGTCGCCAATCTGAATCGTACGGTTAATCACGAGCATACCGCCGACCACAGAGATCAGCACATAACCGATGTTTCCAATAAACATCATCATCGGCATGATGATTCCTGAGAGGAACTGGGCTTTCCATGCTGAGTGGTACAGGCTGCCGTTGATCTCTTTGAACGTGTTAATCGCCTGCGGTTCGCGGTTGAATGCTTTGACCACCTGGTGACCGGTAAACATCTCTTCGACATGCCCGTTCAGTTTGCCGATTCGTTCCTGTTGCTGTTTGAAATAGAGCTGCGACCGGCCGGCGATCCCTTTTATACCTACAAGGCTGAGCGGGATCGTCACAAGCAGAACAACCGTCAGCAGCGGACTGATTGTCAGCATCATCACAAGCACACCGAGCAGGGTGACAATTGAAGTAATCGAGGTGGTCAGGCTTTGCGAAAGTGTATTGCTGATGTTCTCCGAATCATTGACCGCCCGGCTGAGCACATCCCCATACGGATGCGTGTCAAAATAGCGAACCGGCAGTCTGGCCAGTTTTTCATTGACCTGCCTGCGCAGGGTGTAGACCATTTTCTGTGAAACGCCACTCATCAGATATTGCATCACATACATGAACAGAGAACTGAGTACGTACAGAACAATCAGGGTGACGACAATATTCCAGATATAATCGAAGTCCATCTGCGCGCCCGGTACGCCCCGGATTTTGTTCATCATCCCTTCAAAAAGCCGGGTGGTGGCATCACCCATCAGCTTCGGTGCAAGGATCGAAAATAGCGTGCTCAGGACAGCGGCGGCAAAAACAGTGATCAGAACCCCCACATGCGGCCTCAGGTAACCCAGCAGTCTGTTGAACGTTTTTTTGAAATGCTTTGGTTTCTGAAGCGGCAGGTGCATGGTCCCATGGCCACCTCCGTGGCGACGGCCGCCTGGAGACTGATTTTTACTCATGCCAGCTCCTCCTTATTCCCCTGCGATGATACAATTTCCCGGTAAACCGGGCAGGTTTCCATTAATTCCTGATGCGTTCCAATTCCGGTCACCGAACCCTCATCCAGAACGATGATTCGGTCGGCATGGAGCACTGTACTGATACGCTGTGCGACAATAATCAGGACAGCCGACTCCGTCATATGTCTCAGCTCTTTCTGCAGTTTTGCACCCGTCCGGTAATCGAGTGCCGAGAAACTGTCGTCCAGTAAATAGATATCGGTTTTTCTGATCAGGGCACGGGCGATTGCGAGCCGCTGCTTCTGGCCACCGGAAATATTTTTACCGTCCTGAGCAATGACCGAATCATATCCGTCAGGCATTTGACTGATAAATTCATCTGCCTGCGCTGCACGTGCCGCCTCCCTGACCGACACATCTGCCGCCGAACCGTCCCCATAACGGATGTTTTCTGCTACCGTTCCGCTGAACAGGACCGCTTTCTGCGGGACATAGCTGATCAAACTTCGCAGGTCCTCAAGCCGCATCTCGCGGACATCCGTCCCGTTTACTTTTACGCTGCCTTCCGACACGTCGAAAAACCGGGGGATCAGATTCAGCAATGTCGACTTTCCGGCACCTGTCCCGCCAATAATTGCCGTCATCTCTCCAGGCTGAGCGGTGAAAGAAATATCGGAAAGGGCCGGTTTTTCTGCTCCAGGGTAACGGCAGGTTACATCTTTGAATGTTACACCACGGTCACCGGCCGGCGCCGGATAGTCTTTCGTCCTGCCGGCATCACGGATGTCCGGCTGAATGTCCAGCACTTCATTGACACGCACAGCCGACACCTGCGCCCGCGGAACCATAATCAACATCATGGCCCCCATCAGGACAGAAAACATGATCATCATCGCGTACTGAATAAAGGCCATAAGATCTCCGACCTGCATCGCACCCTGGTCAATTCTCAGCCCGCCGAACCAGACGATCGCAACCGACGACAGGTTCATAATCAGCATCATCACCGGCAGCGCCGCGGCCATAATCTGATTAATCCGGATCGATGTTTGCATCATATCCCGGTTAGCCGTATCAAACCGCTTTGTTTCATGCTTTATCCGATTGAACGACCGGATGACGCGGATCCCCGTCAATTCCTCACGCAGCACCAGATTCATTCGGTCCATTTTTTTCTGAATCTGTTTAAAAAGCGGAATAGCCCATTTCGCCAGAACAACGACCCCGGCGATCAACAGCGGCAGGGCGACAATAAAAACAAGAGATAATTGAGCATCCTTGTATACCGCCATAATAATCCCGCCAATACACATCAGCGGTGCCATGGTCATCAGCTTAAGCATCATCATAAAGACCTGTTCGATCTGGGCGATGTCATTGGTCGTCCGGGTGATCAGTGAACTTGTCCCGACCTGATCAAACTCTTTCAGGGAGAACGTCTCGACATGTGAAAACATTTCATTTCGCAAATCACGTCCGAAGCCGTTTGCCGCTTTTGAAGCCAGATAATTTGAGACGACCGTGAACCCCCCGGCCACAAGCGTCACGAGCAGCATGAGGACGCCCATCTTATAAATGTAAGGCATGTCCCCCTTAACGATACCGGTATCGACAATATCCGACATCAAAGTCGGCAGATACAGGTTAGCAAGGGATTGCAGAAAAACAAAAACCACGGAAAGGACCGCCGCCCGTAA from the Sporolactobacillus sp. Y61 genome contains:
- a CDS encoding ABC transporter ATP-binding protein, with amino-acid sequence MSKNQSPGGRRHGGGHGTMHLPLQKPKHFKKTFNRLLGYLRPHVGVLITVFAAAVLSTLFSILAPKLMGDATTRLFEGMMNKIRGVPGAQMDFDYIWNIVVTLIVLYVLSSLFMYVMQYLMSGVSQKMVYTLRRQVNEKLARLPVRYFDTHPYGDVLSRAVNDSENISNTLSQSLTTSITSIVTLLGVLVMMLTISPLLTVVLLVTIPLSLVGIKGIAGRSQLYFKQQQERIGKLNGHVEEMFTGHQVVKAFNREPQAINTFKEINGSLYHSAWKAQFLSGIIMPMMMFIGNIGYVLISVVGGMLVINRTIQIGDIQAFIQYARQFGQPLNQIANISNIIQSTIASAERIFEILDEEEDTPDLPEPAVLPEPRGHVRFEQVSFRYKADQPLIEQMNIDAAAGSSIAIVGPTGAGKTTLINLLMRFYDCDAGRITIDGVDIKTLKRDALHHLFGIVLQDTWLFSGTIRENIAYGREKATEEEIVRAAAAAHADHFIRTLPDGYDTIINEEGSNLSQGQKQLLTIARALLADPVILILDEATSSVDTRTEVHIQKAMQTLMKNRTSFVIAHRLSTIRESDLILVMNHGHVVEQGTHTTLLEKGGFYADLYNSQFENNDQKQITG
- a CDS encoding undecaprenyldiphospho-muramoylpentapeptide beta-N-acetylglucosaminyltransferase, yielding MKKIIFTGGGSAGHVTPNLALIDRMKDQWSITYMGSKNGIEKKLVEAHGIDYRGISSGKLRRYFDMKNFKDPFKVFAGVMQAYFIIRKIRPDIIFSKGGFVSVPVVIGGWMNRVPVYIHESDITPGLANRIAMRFATKLFVTFEEAGKHFPASKVVYSGAPIRDSLKKGRREAGFRFLGFQSNKPVLLVMGGSLGARAINDAVRTSLPDLLKDYQIVHLCGKGNVDDSLNMTGYRQFAFIDKELPDVMAASTIILSRAGSNAIFEFLALKKPMILVPLPLRASRGDQILNAESFRKRGFCKVLDNDTLTPEKLQRTLTDVYKNRYAYRDRMMRAANATNGIENILGQINRI
- a CDS encoding ABC transporter ATP-binding protein, coding for MIRLSKYFRPYLRAAVLSVVFVFLQSLANLYLPTLMSDIVDTGIVKGDMPYIYKMGVLMLLVTLVAGGFTVVSNYLASKAANGFGRDLRNEMFSHVETFSLKEFDQVGTSSLITRTTNDIAQIEQVFMMMLKLMTMAPLMCIGGIIMAVYKDAQLSLVFIVALPLLIAGVVVLAKWAIPLFKQIQKKMDRMNLVLREELTGIRVIRSFNRIKHETKRFDTANRDMMQTSIRINQIMAAALPVMMLIMNLSSVAIVWFGGLRIDQGAMQVGDLMAFIQYAMMIMFSVLMGAMMLIMVPRAQVSAVRVNEVLDIQPDIRDAGRTKDYPAPAGDRGVTFKDVTCRYPGAEKPALSDISFTAQPGEMTAIIGGTGAGKSTLLNLIPRFFDVSEGSVKVNGTDVREMRLEDLRSLISYVPQKAVLFSGTVAENIRYGDGSAADVSVREAARAAQADEFISQMPDGYDSVIAQDGKNISGGQKQRLAIARALIRKTDIYLLDDSFSALDYRTGAKLQKELRHMTESAVLIIVAQRISTVLHADRIIVLDEGSVTGIGTHQELMETCPVYREIVSSQGNKEELA